Proteins from a genomic interval of Hornefia porci:
- the rimI gene encoding ribosomal protein S18-alanine N-acetyltransferase, which translates to MIQLIIRKGEPADAEGLERIEQACFSVPWSLDSLRRDLEENPKALYIVAEKDGCLIGYVSVWNIREEGHINNVAVLPEYQGKHVASLLMSALIRVTEDSGVKSHTLEVRAGNAAAQHLYEKFGFRSVGTRPNYYEDDGEDAVIMWRIGDPEQREEES; encoded by the coding sequence ATGATACAGCTGATCATACGAAAAGGAGAACCGGCGGATGCAGAAGGTCTGGAACGCATTGAACAGGCCTGCTTCAGCGTGCCCTGGAGCCTGGATTCCCTCCGCCGGGATCTGGAAGAGAATCCAAAGGCTCTGTATATTGTGGCGGAGAAGGACGGCTGCCTGATCGGATATGTGAGTGTCTGGAATATCCGGGAGGAGGGTCATATCAACAATGTGGCGGTACTCCCGGAGTATCAGGGAAAGCATGTGGCTTCTCTGCTGATGAGTGCGCTGATTCGCGTGACGGAGGATTCAGGCGTCAAAAGTCATACGCTGGAGGTGCGGGCCGGGAATGCGGCGGCGCAGCATCTCTATGAAAAGTTCGGCTTCCGCTCGGTGGGAACCCGGCCGAATTATTACGAGGACGATGGAGAGGATGCGGTCATCATGTGGCGCATCGGTGATCCTGAGCAGAGAGAAGAGGAGTCCTGA
- the tsaB gene encoding tRNA (adenosine(37)-N6)-threonylcarbamoyltransferase complex dimerization subunit type 1 TsaB — protein sequence MYILGIETTGPVGSAALYDPQTGQLSMKRTEEPMGHLRRLAEMAQELLTENGISPRELRAVAASVGPGSYTGIRIGVSTARAMAQALSIPAVAVGALDQFRLCCDGARPVAVIFNARRGQVYGAVFDANGEDILKPGPYMLTEVLDRIREESVRPLFYGDGIDAGRELLTGFDLADKEERYPTAALTVRMAAEKLEAGETVSYQELLPRYMRETEAEQKLRDGTLARLREAKMAKFRSR from the coding sequence ATGTACATTTTAGGAATCGAAACCACCGGACCGGTCGGTTCGGCGGCGCTGTATGATCCGCAGACCGGACAGCTGTCGATGAAGCGGACGGAGGAGCCGATGGGGCATCTGCGGAGACTGGCAGAGATGGCGCAGGAGCTGCTCACGGAGAACGGAATATCGCCCCGGGAGCTGCGGGCGGTCGCGGCTTCTGTAGGGCCGGGCTCGTATACCGGCATACGAATCGGCGTTTCTACGGCGCGGGCGATGGCGCAGGCGCTGTCAATTCCCGCTGTGGCGGTGGGAGCGCTGGACCAGTTTCGCCTCTGCTGTGACGGGGCCAGACCTGTCGCGGTGATTTTCAACGCTCGTCGGGGACAGGTCTACGGGGCTGTTTTCGATGCGAACGGAGAAGACATTCTGAAGCCGGGTCCGTATATGCTGACAGAGGTTCTGGACAGGATCCGGGAGGAGTCGGTGAGGCCTTTGTTCTACGGAGACGGAATCGACGCGGGTCGTGAACTGCTGACGGGATTTGATCTCGCGGACAAGGAAGAACGGTATCCGACGGCGGCGCTTACTGTGCGGATGGCGGCGGAGAAGCTGGAGGCCGGCGAAACCGTGAGCTATCAGGAGCTTCTTCCCCGGTATATGAGGGAGACCGAGGCGGAGCAGAAGCTGCGCGACGGGACCCTGGCCAGGCTGAGGGAAGCAAAAATGGCGAAATTCAGGAGCAGGTAA
- the tsaE gene encoding tRNA (adenosine(37)-N6)-threonylcarbamoyltransferase complex ATPase subunit type 1 TsaE has product MRTVRIRDERETGEFGRRLAEQLNPGDIVALIGDLGTGKTTLTRAIARGLGVTEPVTSPTFTIVKEYRSGRIPLFHFDVYRLKDGEELLETGAQEYFDAGGVCVIEWADRIAELLPDETKVIFISYGEQEGERICQCTF; this is encoded by the coding sequence ATGAGAACTGTCCGGATCAGAGACGAACGGGAGACCGGGGAGTTCGGGCGGCGGCTGGCTGAGCAGCTGAACCCCGGAGACATTGTCGCGCTGATAGGCGATCTGGGGACCGGAAAAACCACGCTGACCCGCGCGATTGCCCGGGGGCTGGGGGTCACTGAACCTGTCACCAGCCCGACTTTTACGATTGTGAAGGAATACCGCAGCGGACGGATTCCGCTGTTTCATTTCGATGTGTATCGGCTGAAGGACGGCGAGGAACTGCTGGAGACCGGCGCTCAGGAATATTTCGACGCCGGCGGGGTTTGCGTCATTGAGTGGGCGGACCGGATTGCGGAGCTTCTGCCCGATGAGACAAAGGTAATCTTCATAAGCTATGGAGAACAGGAAGGAGAGCGGATCTGTCAATGTACATTTTAG
- a CDS encoding ECF transporter S component, with translation MRMNSRYNRVKMTTLAMLTAISCVLVFLSFPFPLFPAFKYELADVPVLIATFAFGPLAGLLVTVLAAFVQAFILGQDTWVGFLMHVAATGCFAVVAGLLYRRNRTKKSAVLALILGTLTMTAVMALMNYIIDPLFYGMQRQAVVALMLPAIIPFNLSKAGINAVVTFFVYKKISNVIHRAEDGAR, from the coding sequence ATGAGAATGAACTCAAGATATAACCGGGTGAAGATGACGACGCTGGCCATGCTGACCGCGATTTCCTGCGTGCTGGTCTTTCTGTCCTTCCCCTTTCCGCTGTTTCCCGCGTTCAAATACGAGCTGGCGGACGTGCCGGTTCTGATCGCTACATTTGCCTTCGGGCCTCTTGCCGGACTGCTGGTCACGGTGCTCGCGGCCTTTGTTCAGGCGTTTATCCTGGGGCAGGACACGTGGGTCGGGTTTCTGATGCATGTGGCGGCTACAGGATGCTTCGCTGTTGTGGCAGGGCTTCTGTACCGGAGGAACCGTACAAAGAAGAGTGCGGTGCTTGCGCTGATTCTGGGAACGCTGACGATGACGGCGGTGATGGCGCTGATGAATTACATCATCGACCCGCTGTTTTACGGAATGCAGCGTCAGGCAGTTGTGGCGCTTATGCTGCCGGCCATCATTCCCTTTAACCTTTCCAAGGCGGGGATAAACGCGGTCGTAACATTCTTTGTGTACAAAAAAATATCCAACGTGATTCACCGGGCGGAGGACGGAGCCCGATGA
- the pepV gene encoding dipeptidase PepV — protein MNLAQYVEQQKGPAVRTLKELIRIKSDAGDPVTSASGEFFPFGQGVQDAFAYMLSKAEEYGFRTEDIDHYGGHIDFGEGEETLGVVGHLDVVPALGEWDFDPYGGEEKDGFITGRGTTDDKGPVVAAFYAMKALKDAGYEPKRRIRLILGLDEETNWRGMDYYLERVKAPDFGITPDGDFPVINGEKGLCDLEIAKKLSKSPAKGLQLSRLSGGTARNIVPDAARAVVKSDFKETYDHIRNELSEYREETGYRLKAKGVGQALEITAEGKACHGASPQDGLNAISVLFGFLGRLNFASDDINEFIEFYNHHIGFQCSGEGMNIGFEDEASGKLTMNNGIVTYDQESIAIELNVRYPVTVEAEQLYRAVMPILDRYNLGLVKNGNQNPLYFPPDSPLITTLMDIYRTKTGDTEHGPMVIGGGTYAKACPNMVAFGGLFPGDPDIMHQKNEKIAADRFFQMIDIYTETLYRLSSEDFSLK, from the coding sequence ATGAACCTGGCACAGTATGTGGAACAGCAGAAAGGCCCGGCGGTCCGTACTCTGAAGGAACTGATCAGAATCAAAAGCGATGCGGGGGATCCTGTCACGTCTGCGTCCGGGGAATTTTTTCCGTTCGGGCAGGGCGTACAGGATGCTTTTGCGTATATGCTTTCGAAGGCAGAAGAGTACGGATTCCGGACAGAGGACATCGATCATTACGGCGGGCACATCGATTTCGGCGAAGGTGAAGAGACCCTTGGCGTGGTCGGACACCTGGATGTGGTGCCGGCCCTCGGCGAGTGGGATTTCGATCCCTACGGCGGAGAAGAAAAAGACGGATTTATTACAGGCAGAGGCACGACGGACGACAAAGGCCCCGTGGTAGCGGCGTTCTACGCCATGAAGGCGCTGAAGGACGCGGGGTACGAACCGAAGCGGCGGATCCGCCTGATTCTGGGTCTGGATGAGGAGACCAACTGGAGGGGAATGGACTATTACCTGGAACGCGTCAAGGCGCCTGACTTCGGGATCACGCCGGACGGAGATTTCCCGGTAATCAACGGTGAAAAGGGGCTTTGTGATCTGGAAATCGCAAAGAAGCTTTCAAAGAGCCCGGCGAAAGGTCTGCAGCTCAGCCGCCTGTCAGGAGGCACCGCGCGGAACATCGTTCCGGACGCCGCGAGAGCTGTTGTGAAAAGTGATTTCAAAGAAACCTACGACCATATCCGGAACGAACTATCCGAGTACCGTGAGGAGACCGGATATCGGCTGAAGGCGAAGGGCGTCGGTCAGGCGCTGGAGATCACCGCAGAGGGAAAGGCCTGTCACGGCGCATCCCCGCAGGACGGACTGAACGCGATATCCGTACTGTTCGGATTCCTGGGAAGACTGAATTTCGCCAGTGACGACATCAACGAATTCATCGAATTCTACAATCATCACATCGGCTTTCAGTGCAGCGGCGAGGGAATGAACATCGGATTCGAGGACGAGGCCTCCGGAAAGCTGACCATGAACAACGGCATTGTCACCTATGATCAGGAGAGCATCGCCATAGAGCTGAACGTCCGCTATCCGGTCACCGTGGAGGCGGAACAGCTCTACCGGGCTGTCATGCCGATTCTGGACCGGTATAATCTCGGGCTGGTGAAGAACGGAAACCAGAACCCGCTTTACTTCCCGCCGGACAGTCCGCTGATCACAACGCTGATGGATATTTACCGGACGAAGACGGGGGATACGGAGCACGGGCCCATGGTCATCGGCGGAGGAACCTACGCGAAGGCGTGCCCCAATATGGTGGCCTTCGGAGGGCTTTTCCCGGGGGATCCGGACATCATGCATCAGAAAAACGAAAAGATTGCAGCGGACCGTTTCTTCCAGATGATCGATATTTATACTGAGACGCTGTATCGCCTCAGCAGTGAGGATTTCTCGCTGAAGTAA
- a CDS encoding redox-sensing transcriptional repressor Rex produces the protein MAKNAKISNAVIKRLPRYRRYLIELKKKGVEKISSKEFSNLIGYTASQIRQDLNNFGGFGQQGYGYSVDGLYKEISAILGLDKEYRMVIVGAGNLGQAIAKYTHFHKQGFKVCAAFDINPNLIGKDLDGIEILDYENIVEYVEEEEIDIGIICVNRDNAQEVADKLSFAGVKGIWNFAPTDIEVPSHVALEVVHLSDSLHSLAYHMNDIQKKEAAAEELRRSDKSARD, from the coding sequence ATGGCGAAAAATGCGAAAATCTCAAACGCGGTAATCAAGCGGCTGCCGAGGTACAGGCGGTATCTGATCGAACTGAAGAAGAAGGGCGTGGAGAAGATTTCCTCCAAGGAATTCAGTAATCTGATCGGATATACAGCGTCGCAGATCCGGCAGGATCTGAACAATTTCGGAGGATTCGGACAGCAGGGCTACGGATACAGTGTGGACGGTCTTTATAAGGAGATCAGCGCAATTCTGGGCCTGGACAAAGAATACCGCATGGTAATTGTCGGCGCCGGCAATCTGGGACAGGCGATCGCCAAATACACGCATTTCCACAAGCAGGGCTTCAAGGTGTGCGCGGCTTTTGATATCAATCCGAATCTGATCGGGAAGGATCTGGATGGAATTGAGATCCTGGACTATGAAAATATCGTGGAATATGTGGAAGAAGAGGAAATCGATATCGGCATCATCTGCGTGAACCGCGACAACGCACAGGAGGTTGCGGACAAGCTTTCCTTCGCGGGCGTCAAGGGTATCTGGAATTTTGCGCCCACGGACATCGAGGTTCCGAGCCATGTGGCGCTGGAGGTCGTGCATCTGTCGGACAGTCTGCATTCGCTGGCGTATCACATGAATGATATTCAGAAGAAGGAGGCCGCCGCGGAGGAGCTTCGCAGGAGCGACAAAAGCGCGAGGGACTGA
- a CDS encoding DUF4367 domain-containing protein, translating to MEKIREALVLIYDEEINTIEKDSVNSPEHSFTEEFEEKIFSYVRFSERHYVPVSHFRIRKAAVIAVIAALVMTSAVVSIAIVKPSVIWNIQKKAVEWIIEFHRENTDSETGGFKIRKLEIPDGFTVKEESRHDSGYYVNYENHDGKFIALQQSVADDTKMYLNAESDERKTFKIDGHDAIAIRDEDTWVIVWDDGKYVYDLTGNVSYDELIRVIE from the coding sequence ATGGAAAAAATAAGGGAAGCACTTGTATTGATATATGATGAAGAAATCAACACAATTGAAAAGGATTCCGTCAATTCGCCGGAACACAGTTTCACTGAGGAATTTGAAGAAAAGATTTTCTCTTATGTGAGGTTCTCCGAGCGACACTATGTCCCTGTGTCGCATTTCAGAATAAGAAAAGCCGCGGTTATCGCTGTGATTGCAGCGCTTGTGATGACCTCGGCAGTGGTCTCAATCGCAATCGTAAAGCCGTCTGTTATCTGGAACATTCAAAAAAAGGCTGTAGAATGGATAATAGAATTCCATCGGGAGAATACGGACAGTGAAACTGGCGGATTTAAGATCCGAAAACTGGAAATTCCCGACGGGTTCACGGTGAAGGAAGAGAGCAGGCACGACAGCGGTTATTATGTAAATTATGAGAACCATGACGGTAAATTCATTGCGCTCCAGCAGTCTGTGGCAGATGATACAAAGATGTATCTGAATGCTGAGAGCGACGAACGTAAGACCTTCAAAATTGATGGACATGATGCAATTGCAATACGTGATGAAGATACCTGGGTAATCGTTTGGGATGATGGAAAGTATGTCTATGATTTGACAGGCAACGTGAGTTATGATGAGCTGATTCGGGTGATAGAGTGA
- a CDS encoding ABC-F family ATP-binding cassette domain-containing protein — MTKAYGVDTILDRVSFHVNEGDRIGIVGANGAGKTTLLNILTGRDHADSGDFFVSGDTTVGYLSQKDDFSPDGTLMEEVQRIYGKFDEMEAEIHRLSDRIAEMAAEGNAETPEYSRTMERLGLLQDRFRSEGGFSWRSEMKGILTSMAFGEEYYDKEISTFSGGERTRLALACLLMGKPDLLLLDEPTNHLDIGMLKWLEQFLRNYRGTVMLVSHDRYFLDQMCTRIFEIEHHRLKAYDGNYTAFAEKKKLQREADLRAYEKQQEEIRRQEDIIRRFKERGTEHLAKRAASREKRLAHIERIDRPEQETGKVKIRFHQDFQSGNDVLIGEGLSKSFGIGRDRRELFRNVDFDIKRGERICIVGPNGIGKTTLLKIMMGETEPAEGYLKRGHQVTFAYYDQQQEMLDGSKTVMDEVHDAYRLYRDSEIRGLLGRFLFTSEQVFLRVDDLSGGERARLVLLKLMLSGANTLVLDEPTNHLDINSKEVFEEALREFPGTVIAVSHDRYFLNQVATRIYELNADGITEYVGGYDYYEEKKAAVASGRKYLNELKEETGRNEQLLEGLHSAQKAAGMIVRDEDGKPLTAAEERALKKKLQAEERRREREQKRLEEKIESLEAEILDLQEQMCLPEHLSDPVKLAELDEKLKACQEELEYVYDTWVELS, encoded by the coding sequence TTGACAAAAGCATACGGGGTGGATACCATTCTGGACCGCGTTTCCTTCCATGTGAACGAGGGGGACCGGATCGGGATCGTCGGTGCGAACGGCGCCGGCAAGACCACCCTTCTCAATATACTGACCGGACGCGATCATGCGGATTCCGGCGATTTTTTCGTGTCCGGCGACACCACTGTCGGGTACCTGAGCCAGAAGGATGATTTCTCGCCTGACGGGACTCTGATGGAGGAGGTTCAGCGCATTTACGGGAAGTTTGACGAAATGGAGGCGGAAATCCATCGCCTGTCGGATCGTATCGCGGAAATGGCGGCAGAAGGGAACGCGGAAACGCCGGAATACAGCCGGACGATGGAGCGCCTGGGACTGCTGCAGGACCGGTTCCGGAGCGAGGGAGGGTTTTCCTGGAGAAGCGAGATGAAGGGGATTCTCACCAGCATGGCCTTTGGAGAGGAATATTACGACAAAGAAATCTCCACCTTTTCCGGCGGAGAGCGGACCCGCCTCGCGCTGGCGTGCCTGCTGATGGGAAAACCGGATCTTCTGCTGCTGGACGAGCCCACTAATCATCTCGATATCGGTATGCTGAAATGGCTGGAGCAGTTCCTGCGGAATTACAGAGGCACCGTTATGCTGGTTTCCCACGACCGGTATTTCCTGGATCAGATGTGCACCAGAATCTTTGAGATTGAGCATCACCGGCTGAAGGCCTACGACGGAAACTACACCGCGTTTGCGGAAAAGAAAAAGCTGCAGAGAGAAGCTGACCTGCGCGCCTATGAAAAGCAGCAGGAGGAGATTCGCCGCCAGGAGGATATCATCCGGCGCTTCAAGGAGCGCGGGACGGAGCATCTCGCAAAGCGGGCGGCGTCCCGGGAAAAGCGGCTGGCTCATATAGAGAGGATCGACCGTCCGGAGCAGGAGACCGGGAAGGTGAAGATTCGTTTCCATCAGGATTTCCAGAGCGGAAACGATGTGCTTATCGGAGAAGGGCTGAGCAAGTCCTTCGGAATCGGCAGAGACCGCCGGGAGCTGTTCCGGAATGTGGATTTCGACATCAAGCGCGGGGAGCGCATCTGCATTGTCGGACCCAACGGAATCGGAAAGACCACGCTGCTGAAGATCATGATGGGTGAGACTGAACCCGCTGAGGGATATCTGAAGCGGGGGCACCAGGTGACCTTCGCATATTATGATCAGCAGCAGGAGATGCTGGACGGGAGCAAAACCGTTATGGACGAGGTTCACGATGCGTACCGGCTGTACCGGGACAGCGAGATCCGGGGGCTGCTGGGCCGTTTTCTGTTCACCTCGGAGCAGGTGTTTCTGCGTGTCGATGATCTGAGCGGAGGGGAACGGGCGAGACTTGTTTTGTTAAAGCTGATGCTCTCCGGAGCGAATACGCTGGTGCTTGACGAGCCCACAAACCACCTGGACATCAATTCGAAGGAAGTGTTCGAGGAGGCGCTGCGGGAATTCCCGGGAACGGTAATCGCGGTATCCCATGACCGTTATTTCCTGAATCAGGTGGCGACGCGCATCTATGAGCTGAATGCAGACGGGATTACGGAATACGTCGGCGGATACGATTATTACGAGGAGAAAAAAGCGGCTGTCGCCTCCGGGAGGAAATATCTGAATGAGCTGAAGGAGGAGACCGGGCGGAACGAGCAGCTGCTGGAGGGGCTTCACAGCGCACAGAAGGCGGCGGGAATGATTGTCAGGGACGAAGACGGGAAGCCTCTGACCGCCGCGGAGGAACGCGCTCTGAAAAAGAAGCTTCAGGCGGAGGAACGGCGCAGAGAGCGGGAGCAGAAACGGCTCGAGGAGAAGATCGAGAGTCTGGAGGCGGAGATTCTTGACCTGCAGGAGCAGATGTGTCTTCCGGAGCACCTTTCGGATCCGGTGAAGCTTGCGGAGCTGGACGAGAAACTGAAAGCCTGTCAGGAGGAACTGGAGTATGTGTACGACACATGGGTTGAATTGTCGTAA
- the acpP gene encoding acyl carrier protein, producing the protein MTFEKIRDIIVEQLSVDESMVTMDTNLMKDLEADSLDAVEIIMAIEEEFDIEIPDEEAEKFQLVGDLVKYVDDNLND; encoded by the coding sequence ATGACATTTGAAAAGATTAGGGACATCATTGTGGAGCAGCTCAGCGTTGACGAATCAATGGTAACTATGGATACAAATCTGATGAAAGATCTGGAAGCGGATTCTCTCGACGCGGTTGAGATTATCATGGCGATTGAAGAGGAATTCGACATCGAGATTCCGGACGAGGAAGCAGAGAAATTCCAGCTGGTCGGCGATCTTGTGAAATATGTGGACGACAATCTGAACGATTGA
- a CDS encoding NifU family protein, with protein MEEKINAALADVRQVLARDGGDIELVEVTGDNIARVRLMGHCAGCPGARMTLKGIVEQILQEAVPEIKGVEAVD; from the coding sequence ATGGAAGAGAAAATCAATGCGGCGCTGGCCGATGTAAGACAGGTGCTTGCCAGAGACGGCGGAGATATCGAGCTGGTTGAGGTTACCGGCGACAATATCGCCAGGGTCAGACTGATGGGACACTGCGCGGGATGCCCGGGTGCCAGAATGACGCTGAAGGGAATCGTGGAGCAGATCCTGCAGGAGGCAGTTCCTGAAATTAAAGGTGTAGAGGCGGTTGACTGA
- a CDS encoding DUF362 domain-containing protein: MAYKITDACISCGACAPECPVEAISEGDTQYVIDADTCIDCGACANACPVDAPVEG, translated from the coding sequence ATGGCTTACAAGATTACAGATGCCTGCATCAGCTGCGGAGCGTGTGCGCCTGAGTGTCCGGTTGAAGCGATCAGCGAAGGCGATACTCAGTACGTCATCGACGCAGATACCTGCATCGACTGCGGAGCATGCGCCAATGCATGTCCTGTTGACGCTCCGGTTGAGGGCTAA
- the dnaX gene encoding DNA polymerase III subunit gamma/tau has translation MRLCDSTPARQGEPCCGHPRRAESRGGSAGENAGAGGQRGERAGLYFVQKKKEGVMKQYLALYRENRPETFSQVLGQEHIVKILRHQIATDTVAHAYLFCGTRGTGKTTMARILAKAVNCTGESGEKPCGVCDTCRDIAAGRYVDVVEIDAASNNGVENVRDLRESVNYPPVVGRKKVYIIDEVHMMSTNAFNAFLKTLEEPPADVIFILATTDPEKLPPTILSRCMRLDFKRVSGREIRENMRRICAAHGVEITEDALALLAMNADGSVRDSLSLLEQCMSSGEPLLDRDVVLEFLGAASVEFYADLTERALEHDVAGALLLLEEALQEGKDIRQLMRGWMEHYRSLLIAKFVKEPQDMLNMSLENIDLLKQQAGRIRLEALNRNIVTLARTISDARYSTQARILMEVAIVTIAEDMEYAGRAGTQTGGAAAQPRRAAEAGRTSGGAAAGHDMRSRGTKTGSPGRSASPRAPRQETPAAENSRLPKSAAETAVGAGQAAESVNTPAPVDSSDGLDEIWRDVCEADGLDQLSAGATMRGARLAAMNDREFKLIVTGDMVRRMLERNSEQICDLMEQRTGRRRKMVVREMNQTENRSKDERLQQAASEAASILGTKVDIR, from the coding sequence TTGCGTCTGTGTGACAGCACGCCGGCGCGGCAGGGAGAACCCTGCTGCGGACATCCGCGCCGCGCGGAATCCCGGGGAGGCTCTGCCGGCGAAAATGCGGGAGCCGGCGGGCAGCGCGGCGAGCGCGCCGGACTGTATTTTGTGCAGAAAAAGAAAGAAGGAGTCATGAAGCAATACCTGGCTTTGTACAGAGAAAACCGCCCGGAAACCTTTTCGCAGGTTCTGGGACAGGAGCATATCGTCAAAATTCTGCGGCATCAGATCGCCACGGATACGGTGGCGCACGCATATCTGTTCTGCGGGACGAGGGGCACCGGAAAGACGACCATGGCGCGGATTCTGGCCAAGGCGGTGAACTGCACCGGGGAGTCCGGAGAGAAGCCCTGCGGAGTATGCGACACCTGCCGGGATATTGCGGCGGGCAGATATGTCGATGTGGTCGAGATCGATGCGGCGTCCAACAACGGCGTGGAGAATGTGCGCGATCTCCGCGAAAGCGTGAATTATCCGCCGGTTGTCGGCCGGAAGAAGGTTTACATCATCGACGAGGTTCATATGATGTCCACCAACGCGTTCAACGCTTTTCTGAAAACACTGGAGGAGCCGCCGGCAGACGTTATTTTCATTCTGGCAACCACGGATCCGGAGAAGCTTCCGCCGACCATCCTTTCCCGGTGTATGCGCCTGGATTTCAAGCGCGTATCCGGCAGGGAGATTCGGGAGAATATGCGGAGGATCTGTGCGGCGCACGGGGTGGAAATCACGGAGGACGCTCTCGCTCTGCTGGCGATGAACGCAGACGGGTCGGTGAGAGATTCGCTGAGCCTGCTGGAGCAGTGCATGAGCTCCGGAGAGCCGCTGCTGGATCGCGACGTGGTCCTGGAATTTCTGGGAGCCGCCTCTGTGGAGTTCTATGCCGATCTGACGGAACGGGCGCTGGAGCACGATGTTGCCGGGGCGCTGCTGCTTCTGGAGGAAGCGCTGCAGGAGGGTAAGGATATCCGGCAGCTGATGCGCGGCTGGATGGAGCATTACCGGAGTCTGCTCATCGCCAAGTTCGTGAAGGAGCCGCAGGATATGCTGAACATGTCTCTGGAGAATATCGACCTGCTGAAGCAGCAGGCGGGACGTATCCGGCTGGAGGCGCTGAACCGCAATATCGTCACGCTGGCTCGCACCATCAGCGACGCCCGCTATTCGACTCAGGCCAGAATCCTGATGGAGGTTGCAATTGTAACCATTGCCGAGGATATGGAATATGCCGGCCGGGCAGGGACACAGACGGGAGGAGCAGCTGCGCAGCCGAGAAGGGCAGCAGAAGCCGGACGGACTTCCGGCGGTGCAGCTGCAGGTCATGACATGAGATCGCGGGGAACAAAGACCGGTTCTCCGGGCCGCTCCGCGTCTCCCCGGGCGCCGCGGCAGGAAACGCCGGCGGCGGAGAACAGCAGGCTCCCGAAGTCCGCGGCGGAAACGGCTGTCGGAGCCGGACAGGCTGCGGAGTCTGTGAATACGCCGGCACCTGTCGACAGTTCTGACGGGCTGGACGAAATCTGGCGGGATGTGTGCGAGGCGGACGGACTGGATCAGCTTAGCGCAGGCGCCACGATGCGCGGCGCGCGGCTGGCGGCGATGAATGACAGGGAATTCAAGCTTATCGTCACCGGAGATATGG
- the tsaD gene encoding tRNA (adenosine(37)-N6)-threonylcarbamoyltransferase complex transferase subunit TsaD, whose product MKDGKFITLGIETSCDETSIAVTAEGREILSDIISSQIAVHTKFGGVVPEIASRHHLQNINGVLDQALSEAGISLAEVDLIGVTNGPGLIGAVVIGVATAKALSLAAGIPLVGVNHMHGHVSASYLQYPELEPPFLALIVSGGHTNIVEVTDYNRCRVLGGTRDDAVGEAYDKVARVVGLGYPGGPKVDRAAKDGDPEAVRFKRVYLENGSLDFSFSGLKTQVLNYINRERMAGREVNVADLSASFQQAMLDVLVDKTMLAAEQTRADRLVTAGGVAANSRLRQMLAEACGARGIRLYMPEPVLCTDNGAMIAAAAYYKYRMQGPDDLSLDAYANLPL is encoded by the coding sequence ATGAAAGACGGAAAATTTATTACCCTCGGAATCGAAACCAGCTGTGACGAAACCTCCATCGCGGTGACGGCGGAGGGGAGAGAGATACTGTCGGACATAATCAGTTCACAGATTGCGGTTCATACGAAGTTCGGCGGAGTGGTGCCGGAAATCGCGTCGAGGCATCATCTGCAGAATATCAACGGTGTGCTGGATCAGGCGCTGTCGGAGGCGGGGATTTCTCTGGCGGAGGTTGATCTGATCGGCGTGACCAACGGCCCCGGGCTGATCGGCGCGGTGGTTATCGGCGTGGCGACCGCGAAGGCGCTGTCCCTTGCCGCGGGGATCCCCCTGGTGGGCGTCAACCACATGCACGGCCATGTGAGCGCCAGTTATCTGCAGTATCCGGAACTGGAGCCGCCGTTCCTGGCGTTGATCGTATCAGGCGGACACACCAATATCGTTGAGGTGACCGATTACAACCGGTGCCGGGTTCTGGGCGGAACGCGGGACGATGCGGTGGGAGAAGCCTATGACAAGGTGGCGCGGGTCGTCGGACTCGGCTATCCCGGCGGTCCCAAGGTGGATCGGGCGGCAAAGGACGGAGACCCGGAAGCGGTCCGGTTCAAGCGGGTGTATCTGGAAAACGGCAGCCTGGACTTCAGCTTCAGCGGACTGAAGACGCAGGTGCTGAATTACATCAACCGCGAGAGGATGGCAGGACGCGAGGTGAACGTGGCGGATCTGTCGGCGAGTTTTCAGCAGGCGATGCTGGATGTGCTCGTGGACAAAACCATGCTGGCGGCGGAGCAGACCCGGGCAGACCGGCTGGTGACGGCCGGCGGAGTTGCTGCCAATTCCCGCCTTCGGCAGATGCTCGCAGAGGCCTGCGGCGCCAGAGGAATCCGGCTCTATATGCCGGAGCCGGTGCTTTGTACGGATAACGGCGCCATGATCGCTGCGGCAGCTTACTACAAATACAGGATGCAGGGGCCGGACGACCTGAGTCTGGACGCCTATGCGAACTTACCATTATAA